The sequence below is a genomic window from Etheostoma cragini isolate CJK2018 chromosome 20, CSU_Ecrag_1.0, whole genome shotgun sequence.
aaaaatgatctaataaatataactttatagatatatattaatttattgtgaggactgtttgtctgtctttattaTACAAGATACATTTCTTGCATtcacaataaaaatgaactCAATGTATTCTTCTCTGTTCTGACTACACATACAGTCTTCATACAGTctgaagaataaaataaaaccagatccacaaggttaaaaaaaaaaaaacagaggaactTTCACCAAGGATTGACACAAAGCAGGCATGGCACTTAATTTATTCAAATCAAATTCATGAATCATTTTGATAATACCTGGACCGACGTCACATAACATATGCATCACATCTGATTGATAATCACATAATGATTAATAGTTGTAGTTCCTGCACTCAGCTGCTGGAGggtgttttttgtaatgattcacacacattaacacattcaAGATTAAAGGGTCAGGCATTTGCACAATTCATGTACACTAGCActacagaaaatatatattaaaagcaTCTGATTCCCTTCAGCATCTAGAACTAGTCGATAGGGGAATAAGTTGCCAGACAAACGTTGAGCAGTGCAAACATCAACAAACGTGTTTCTTAGCCACAGGGAGACTGATCAGATAAATATTTAGCACATCATCATGGGTTTACCTGTTCCAAGTCTACAAACTAACTGGTCCATTGCCCAATTTTCCTGACACTGTTAGCCAGGGCTTTATAAAAGGGGGTAGGACCAGTTTTTGAAAGCAGCTTAATCCTAGTGTAGCCTTTTTCATTTACTAGAACAGGTGCccaggaagacacacacaagccCAAAAAGATCGTAGCATTTGTGTGAAATCTTCATACTTAGCGCCACCGTTCTTAGTTGTAACTAATTAAGCAGTTGTTTAAACATCAAATAATACACATTGAGTCAGCAGTGGCTCCAACAGGCCCCGGGTGGTTACTGGTTGAAGTACAACAATGGAAAAAGATCATTACAACGTAATGGCAGTAGCTAGGTTAACCcatgtaaaaagaagaaatacacaaacatggcCATAGGTTCCGATCAACTGTTGAGATAATTACTTACAAGGGTGCGAACCAAAGCCATGGCACTTCAGttagtaaaacacaaacataatggGGAGCAGGTCCTGCTTTACAGCTGGCTGGTCTGAATTGCTCTGACACAAGTCAGAGATAAGGAGTCATAAGATCCTGTTAGCATTAAAAACACTGTCTGTCTGGAAGTGGAATCACCCATGTTACAAGTTTCACTTTGAACcattgcacacacatatatatatatatatatatatatatatatatatatatatatatatacatatatatatatatatatacatatatatatacatatacatatatatacatatatacatatatatacatatatacatatatatacatatatatacatatatatatacatatatatatatatatatatatatatatatatatatatatatacggaCAAAGACACACCTGCTAACTAGCTACTGAACAGCATGAGTAAACTTAGAATAAAATGTACTCTCTGCAGTAGCAAAAAGCTTTATCGTACCTTGCTACAAAATCATTTTCCAAGTAAGAAATTGAAAAGCAGTAGTACTAACTATGACCCTCTAAAAGTGAAATTCATAGTGATATTGCAGAAAACAACCCAAGGCACCCAACTTTTCCCTTTGTTTACTGAGCAGTGCAGAGGCAGAAACTCAAGATCTATGACATTCTCTACCTAAGGCTTGGTCTGACAGCGGAGACCCGCAGCCTGGGCCGGGGCCGCCCGCTGAGAAGATGAGATGAGGTGCTCCGATATCAACTGACATATTAAAGCTCCACccaaaaaacataacaataataatagcaatTTAGTGTAGGAACCGGATGCTCATTTTCTGTTCTACGTCCACCTTCTCCAAGACCTGAGGAAACAACCAAAACAGAACAGGTTCAGATAGAATACTTCTATGTTGTGGTCCTGTAATGTGTAGACACAGCCAGGTTTAAACTCAGAGCTCAGGGCTGTTAGTAATAActcaaacatgcaaaacattgaacatgcacattaggcaaacaaatatgaatttcatttgaaacattttaaccTTGCAACCTAGCAGTTGTTCAGACAAAAAAGTTTGTGTCCCACTGGGGTCTCCGAGgccaaaaatatacagtatgtgctcaTGGTAATGGTACACGGTCAAAGATTTGAATTGGGTATGGCAGTAGCATGGGTAGTACCCCCGGTGCAAGAGCAATAGGAGTAAAAACGGTTCTTCCATGTGCAATAACTTGTAACTTGTGTCATTACattgtgtcttgtttgtttgaatgcGTTTCTTTTTATCATATCAAGTTTCCCATTTGGGATAAGGATGAAGTGACTGAACAAGAGGGCGGCTGctttcaagtccccgtacggaccaaaggaCTGACTGTTAAATCTGCGCTAGAGCGGGGCCAGTTCACTCCCTGGGCACTGCCGTAGTGCCCTTGAGCACCGAAGTCCCAGGGAGTGCTGACAATGTGGCAGCCCCATTGCTCCAACACCTCTCCATTACTGCATTTCTATGGgtctgtgtgtgcaagtgtgtgcatgtgtgtgtgattaactGGGAGCAACAATGTTGTTTCTACATTAAGGAATCAATCCAGTACCTTTTTAAAAGCACCCTTCTAATAGCATTTATTACTTGGCTAAATACAATAACTGAGTAGCATAAATTGATAAACAATGGCAGTGTGTATGTTAGGGGGACAGATACAGTACCCTCGGACCACAAAACTTGCCTTGATGAATTCGTTGAAGGAAATGGAGTTATCTCCATTGGTGTCAGCCTCCTGTATGGTCCTGTCAGCAATGCTGCCAAGCTGTTCATCTGAAATGTTTACACCAACCATCATCCGCAAGACCTGTAAAGAATGAACACAGAGTCACTTCCCGGGTTAATGAATAGCAGTGAAAACCAGTTCCAGGCAAAGATTAAATAATAGCCATGTAGGCCCAAACAATGTGACGATGGTGCTACGCGTATTTAAGCACTACATACGATAATGTGCAGTTATTACGGTTAAACGGCGAGCAAGCAGCAGCCACACTTGACTGTAGAAGTGATTTTCCAATGCGGTGAGCACATATTTACTGAAAAACAAGCAAGGTTACTTTGAGTTGCACGTTTAGAGCGTTCGTGCATCACACGAAGCAGGCGACACAGAAGTGTTTTGCGCAAAACAAGAGATCTGTCTGAGTCATTTAACCCCCGAGCTTATAGCAATTACAGGTCGCACAATGTCACCAAACCGACATGGCTTCACAGAGGGACAACAAATAACATGGGGGAAGCCAAAATACAGGATATTAGACGTCTAGGGAACAATCAACCTGTAGTTAAGGCGAGATATCGCATCATTATCAGGCCAAGGGCAAAGTCTTCTCCTTGACAGGGAAATCCGTCCTGTAGAGCGTTTGGATATGGCCATTGCACAATAGCATTCGTTCCTTTGTTAAACACAGACTGAATAGCAAATGGTTTTTAGAGATAATAACAATTGATTTtaatgaggaaaagaaaagacatctTTGAAATCGAATGTATTGACCATCGGGCGGATTGTTTCAGCCGGTTGTCGTCACAAACTGTGCTGTGACTCAGCGTCCCGTTTACACGGCCAACACTCCACTCACCTGCAGCAACTCATCCCGAGAGATTTTGTCATCTCTGTCCAGGTCATACAGGCGGAAAGCAACTGgaacaataaaagaaacataGAAGTCATGCCTGACGCTTATTGAAACTGGTGTGAATGTTCATGGTACCGGTCACTATCTCCACCCAGGCACGCCCGGGTGACCGAGCTCTGCACTCACAAAGCAGCTTGTTTGTCCTGCTGTTGAGTGGCTCGCTGACAGCGGCGTTCTTGCTCTTTTCATTGTCCTCGATTGGTCTGAAGTGAGCTAGGGTCCGCATAAAGCCCCTGAAGTTGACCTGGTCCTCTCTAAAAACCAGAGACAGAGAATAATATACTGTAACGCGGCACATtagaacaagaacaaaaaaaggaattacTGCAACTTTGTCACAGCAAAGCTCAGATGACTAACTAATAAGTAATCCAGCTAAGGTGTTTTTGCAACACATTGGAAACTCAAAATAGACGTAACGTAACACTGTTTTACACATTCAAACGATTTGGCATGATCTTAAGTTGTTCTGCAGCCAACCCAAAACTAGAGCAACAAGAATACACCTATAAACCATTACAAGCCATGGCTAAAATTAAGACGCCTACACATCTGACTTTTAGGGATTTTAATGATACGTTTGGAAACATCTGGTTTTTGACTTTCAGGGATCAGCAAAAGAACTGCAGAACATACAGAAAGAACCTACGGTGGTCAAAaacccaaacatttttttcctttccccaAACAGAATTGGCAGAACAGACCGAGCTTCTGAGGTCTGCAGTCAGGCAGCCACAACTGAAAAGCCTGGTGGCCTCGATTTGTGGTGGCTGTGAATCAAAGCGATAATACACACTCCTGTGACAAACAAGATCTTCAAAGACCAATAACAGGGACAACTCACCCCTCGGGAAAGAAGGCATTGATGATTCTGTCTCCCAGCGGATTGATGGCCAACTCCGGGATTCTCTGGAAATCTTCTCGGCTGCAGACACGAGGAGATATTTTTAATCTCAAACAAGATATTGTTCATATAAAACCTTACAACAATTCACCGCAGATCTTAAACCGTGATCTACTTGCAAAGCTCTTTGAAAGCGGACTCGATTTGAAAGCAAATATGAAAACAAGAGAACATGAACGGAAAACAGGAGGGCAAACGAATACTTCTAGTGCCCGACTTAGTTTGTCAGCCAGAGAAACACACCCATGGTCCATCAGT
It includes:
- the chp1 gene encoding calcineurin B homologous protein 1; protein product: MGSRASTLLREEEIEEIKKETGFSHSQITRLYSRFTSLDKGENGTLSREDFQRIPELAINPLGDRIINAFFPEGEDQVNFRGFMRTLAHFRPIEDNEKSKNAAVSEPLNSRTNKLLFAFRLYDLDRDDKISRDELLQVLRMMVGVNISDEQLGSIADRTIQEADTNGDNSISFNEFIKVLEKVDVEQKMSIRFLH